One Coprobacter fastidiosus genomic window, TAAAGGGGTTGCCGATTGGGAAGTATTTCGAAAAGAGTTGGTCGATATAGCTCCTCAAAGGCTCTTACAAAATGGTACGTCTTTTACAAGTTTACCTATGTGGGGAATTTTGAAGGGGCAGGAAGTAAAAGATGGAGTGATTAATTATTGGCCATTACTAAGTCTTATTCGTTCGGTAGCTTCAGTAGATATTTATGTATCTGCCAATATTGATGATTTTATGCTAAATGATGCTACTTTATATCATGTTCCGGATAGAGGTTTTTTAGGTAATAGTTCGGATAATATCATAAACAATCAGGTTCAAACATCTGATTCTCCTACAGATATGAAAACTATTTTGACTTTAGAATCAAATGGTTATGATGAGATTAACCGATCTATTGCAAATAAACTTTATTTATATGATAATGATACTGAAGACGAATTTGGAAATCAAAAACATACTCGTTTGGTGATTGGAGCCCAATATAAGGGCACAAAATATTATTATCCTATAGATTTTGAAAGTTCTGAGACGGATAAACTTGTTGAAATTGTACGAAATAGAAAATATGTATTTAATATTAATTCGGTTAGCGGTCCTGGATATACTGATAAGGAAACTGCTGCTGAACAGCCTTCTATTCATTTGAATGTCAATGTGGTCGAGTGGAGTATGGCTGCAGGACAAATGGGATCGAGCGGAAATTACTATTTGTGGACAGAAAGTCGTGAGGTTACGTTATACCGTGATTTGAATTCATCTGTTGTTGTCGGGGTGGAAAGTAATATTCTCTCTAAAGTTATAGACTTATCATTTAAAACCGATGTGAATGGGCCTGTTCATGTGTTGACGAACGGTATTCAGAATAATCGTTTTAAAGTCGAATTGATTGATGATGAGGACGGATATCCAAAGAGTCTTAGAATAACGGCATTAGGAGAATTTGATCCAACAATGGCTGCTGCTAATTCTGATACTCTTGTGTTACTTTCTGGAAGAATTAGGCTAGAAATACAGATCTTACGTTATAATAAAGGTGTAAATGACTGGGAATTGGATGGAGATATTAACGTTGATTTAGGAGAATAATTGATATGTATAACGATAAAAATTATAGTATGAAAAAAATATTGTGGTATGTTTTCCTTTTGATAACGGCTGTTTTTACGTCTTGTAGAATAGATGATGAAGATCGGTTTTCTTCAGGAAAGAACGGTAAATTGATTATAAATTTCAGTGTTCAAGATCCTACCAGTGGATTGGCAACACGAGCGGCAATAGCTCCTGAGGAAGGTGAGGAAAATGTAAAGACAATCGATTTGATCTTTTTTGAATCGAATAATAATGGTACGGGGACTTTTAAAGGTTGGAAAGAGTTGTCTGCCACATCGGAGAATCCGTTGGTGATGAATACTGATATGGCATTTGATTTTTCTGATCTTGGACTAAATATGACAGATGCTTATGATATTTTGGTAGTAGCCAATATTGGCGATAACTATTTATCAGCAGATAGTTCTCAGACTTTGGATGAGTGGAAGGCTGCGATTAAAAGTAAAAATTTTAAAGAAGCAAAAGCCGATATTAAGGTATTTTTGACAGGTACGGATGAAAACGCACCGGAATATACGACTAAACCGTTAGAAAGTGAGGCATTATTGATGAGCACTTCATTAAGAAAAGAGTCTCAGGATACAAAAATCAGCATAGTATTGCAGCGTGCTGTTTCTCGTTTTGACGTTTATAATTCGGCTGCTGGATATACTCTTGAGTCAGTGTCGGTCTGGAATGCATATC contains:
- a CDS encoding fimbrial protein, producing the protein MKNLSILQIVFVLVGFYSCQNKLDDESSVAYSSGESEVEISILTDFTTRGVELSVPDESIIDDLDVLLFDSDGKFLCWRTTFKINGKLRTTLPVGEGYDAYFFANCRSFIEKLLPDEAAVIRYKGVADWEVFRKELVDIAPQRLLQNGTSFTSLPMWGILKGQEVKDGVINYWPLLSLIRSVASVDIYVSANIDDFMLNDATLYHVPDRGFLGNSSDNIINNQVQTSDSPTDMKTILTLESNGYDEINRSIANKLYLYDNDTEDEFGNQKHTRLVIGAQYKGTKYYYPIDFESSETDKLVEIVRNRKYVFNINSVSGPGYTDKETAAEQPSIHLNVNVVEWSMAAGQMGSSGNYYLWTESREVTLYRDLNSSVVVGVESNILSKVIDLSFKTDVNGPVHVLTNGIQNNRFKVELIDDEDGYPKSLRITALGEFDPTMAAANSDTLVLLSGRIRLEIQILRYNKGVNDWELDGDINVDLGE